From a single Aestuariibius sp. HNIBRBA575 genomic region:
- a CDS encoding GatB/YqeY domain-containing protein, which yields MDMRTRVADALKSAMKNKEAGRLSTLRLINAAIKDREIAARGTGEEAAVGSDEILAILGKMVKQRQESARAYEEGGRLELAEKERSEIEIIEEFLPRQLDDGEVAKAVAEAIEKVGAQSIRDMGKVMGALKAQFTGQMDFGAVGPMVKSQLG from the coding sequence ATGGACATGCGTACTCGTGTTGCTGACGCTTTGAAATCAGCCATGAAAAACAAAGAAGCCGGTCGGCTTTCGACCCTGCGGCTGATCAATGCCGCCATCAAGGACCGCGAAATTGCGGCCCGTGGCACAGGAGAAGAAGCGGCCGTCGGAAGTGATGAGATTTTGGCCATTCTCGGAAAGATGGTCAAGCAGCGTCAAGAAAGCGCGCGCGCCTACGAAGAGGGCGGACGTCTGGAACTGGCCGAAAAGGAACGGTCAGAGATTGAGATCATTGAAGAGTTCCTGCCCCGGCAATTGGATGATGGTGAAGTGGCCAAAGCCGTTGCCGAGGCGATTGAAAAAGTCGGGGCGCAAAGCATCCGCGATATGGGCAAAGTGATGGGCGCGTTGAAGGCGCAATTCACTGGCCAAATGGATTTTGGGGCCGTGGGCCCGATGGTCAAATCCCAACTGGGATAA
- a CDS encoding DUF2244 domain-containing protein, translating into MPYRWSNPDPDTSELRLWPHRSLPRRGFVVFIALTVILIAIPLLSLLGSPLLWVMFPFLGVAIAGMWWALQRSYRDGALHEILTLTDDIARLTRHDPRKPPQSWQANPYWVQVKIHPDSGPVENYLTLKGNDREVEIGAFLSSEERQVLLDELRREFNQRGA; encoded by the coding sequence ATGCCCTATCGCTGGTCCAATCCCGATCCGGACACATCAGAGCTGCGTCTGTGGCCGCACCGGTCCCTGCCCCGGCGCGGCTTTGTCGTGTTTATCGCATTGACGGTAATCCTGATTGCGATCCCACTTTTGTCATTGCTTGGTTCACCGTTATTATGGGTGATGTTCCCGTTTCTGGGGGTGGCCATTGCCGGAATGTGGTGGGCGTTGCAGCGATCATACCGGGATGGTGCCCTACATGAAATCCTGACCCTGACGGATGACATCGCCCGGCTCACCCGCCATGATCCACGCAAGCCCCCCCAATCATGGCAGGCCAATCCCTATTGGGTTCAGGTCAAAATCCACCCTGATAGCGGCCCGGTCGAAAACTACTTAACCCTCAAAGGCAATGACAGAGAGGTTGAAATCGGCGCGTTTCTGAGTTCTGAGGAACGCCAAGTGCTGCTGGATGAGCTGCGCAGAGAATTTAACCAAAGAGGTGCCTGA
- the ctaD gene encoding cytochrome c oxidase subunit I produces MADAAIHGHDHEDDRSFFVRWFMSTNHKDIGLLYLVVSALVGLIAVAFTVYMRLELMHPGVQYMCEEGARFFSAAPLDECTPNGHLWNVMITYHGVLMMFFVVIPALFGGFGNYLMPLQIGAPDMAFPRMNNLSFWMYVAGVSLGVASLLAPGGNGQLGSGVGWVLYPPLSTTEGGYSMDLAIFAVHVSGASSILGAINMITTFLNMRAPGMTLHKVPLFAWSIFVTAWLILLSLPVLAGAITMLLMDRNFGFGFFDPAQGGDPILYQHILWFFGHPEVYIIIIPGFGIISHVIATFSKKPVFGYLPMVYAMVAIGVLGFVVWAHHMYTVGLSLSQQSYFMLATMVIAVPTGVKIFSWIATMWGGSVEFKTPMLWAFGFLFLFTVGGVTGVVLSQAPVDRAYHDTYYVVAHFHYVMSLGAVFAIFAGIYFYMPKFTGRMMPEWAGKLHFWAMFIGANLTFFPQHFLGRNGMPRRYIDYPEAFAQWNFYSSIGAFLAFASFVFFLVIIIKVLLSPKNCTEANPWNEYADTLEWTLPSPPPEHTFEILPKQEDWDKGHSH; encoded by the coding sequence ATGGCAGATGCAGCCATTCACGGCCATGATCACGAGGACGACCGCAGCTTTTTCGTCCGCTGGTTCATGTCCACCAACCACAAAGATATCGGGCTTTTGTACCTGGTCGTGTCCGCGCTTGTCGGCCTGATCGCAGTTGCCTTTACCGTTTATATGCGCCTTGAACTGATGCACCCCGGTGTTCAGTACATGTGCGAAGAAGGGGCGCGTTTCTTCTCAGCCGCACCGCTGGATGAATGTACGCCAAACGGCCACCTTTGGAACGTGATGATCACCTATCACGGCGTTCTGATGATGTTCTTTGTGGTTATTCCTGCCTTGTTTGGTGGGTTTGGTAACTATCTGATGCCGTTGCAGATTGGTGCGCCGGATATGGCGTTTCCACGGATGAACAACCTGTCCTTCTGGATGTATGTTGCCGGTGTTAGCCTGGGCGTTGCATCGCTGTTGGCACCAGGTGGCAATGGTCAGCTTGGCTCTGGTGTGGGTTGGGTTCTGTACCCGCCGCTATCCACCACCGAAGGCGGCTATTCCATGGATCTGGCGATCTTTGCGGTTCACGTTTCGGGTGCCTCTTCGATCCTTGGTGCGATCAACATGATCACCACATTCCTGAACATGCGCGCGCCGGGCATGACCTTACACAAAGTGCCGCTGTTTGCGTGGTCGATCTTTGTCACCGCTTGGTTGATCCTGCTCTCTTTGCCGGTTCTGGCCGGTGCGATCACCATGTTGCTGATGGATCGTAACTTTGGCTTCGGCTTCTTTGACCCTGCACAGGGCGGCGACCCGATCTTGTACCAGCACATCCTGTGGTTCTTTGGTCACCCCGAAGTGTACATCATCATTATCCCCGGCTTTGGCATCATCAGCCACGTCATCGCGACATTTTCGAAAAAACCAGTGTTTGGCTACCTGCCAATGGTTTACGCGATGGTTGCAATTGGTGTTCTGGGCTTTGTCGTCTGGGCGCACCACATGTACACCGTCGGCCTAAGCCTGTCTCAGCAGAGCTATTTCATGCTGGCCACCATGGTGATCGCCGTGCCGACCGGTGTGAAAATCTTTAGCTGGATTGCCACAATGTGGGGCGGCTCGGTGGAGTTTAAAACGCCGATGCTGTGGGCCTTTGGCTTCCTGTTCCTGTTCACCGTTGGCGGTGTAACCGGTGTGGTTCTGTCCCAGGCCCCAGTGGATCGCGCCTATCACGACACCTATTACGTTGTTGCGCATTTCCACTATGTGATGAGCTTGGGTGCGGTGTTTGCGATCTTTGCCGGGATCTATTTCTACATGCCTAAATTCACAGGCCGGATGATGCCAGAATGGGCCGGGAAATTGCATTTCTGGGCGATGTTCATCGGCGCCAACCTGACGTTCTTCCCGCAGCACTTCTTGGGTCGTAACGGCATGCCACGTCGCTATATCGACTACCCAGAAGCGTTCGCACAGTGGAACTTCTACAGCTCCATCGGCGCGTTCCTGGCTTTTGCATCCTTCGTGTTCTTCTTGGTGATCATCATCAAGGTGCTGCTGTCACCAAAGAACTGCACAGAAGCAAACCCATGGAACGAATATGCCGATACGCTGGAATGGACCCTGCCATCCCCGCCACCAGAGCACACATTCGAAATCCTGCCAAAGCAGGAAGACTGGGACAAAGGCCATTCCCACTAA
- the carA gene encoding glutamine-hydrolyzing carbamoyl-phosphate synthase small subunit, translating to MTVHTDKNKPTACLVLADGTLFYGKGFGATGQTTAELCFNTAMTGYQEIMTDPSYAGQVVTFTFPHIGNTGITSEDDETAQPVAAGMVVKWDPTDPSSWRSQQDLTAWLASTGRIGIGGIDTRRLTRAIRQQGAPHVAIAHNPDGIFDIEDLVAQARAFSGLEGLDLAKEVTCAQSYTWNEKRWAWPEGHVAQTDAKFKVVAVDFGAKRNILRCLASAGCDVTVLPATATTAEVLAHNPDGVFLSNGPGDPAATGAYAVPMIKGVLDQTDLPVFGICLGHQMLALALGAKTVKMNHGHHGANHPVKDLETGKVEITSMNHGFTVDSQTLPAGVKETHVSLFDGSNCGLRMTDRPVFSVQYHPEASPGPQDSYYLFERFAAAMQERLGETV from the coding sequence ATGACAGTTCACACCGACAAAAACAAACCCACTGCTTGCCTTGTGCTGGCGGATGGAACGCTTTTCTACGGCAAAGGGTTCGGGGCCACTGGCCAAACCACCGCCGAGCTGTGTTTCAACACCGCCATGACCGGCTATCAGGAAATCATGACCGACCCGTCTTATGCCGGTCAGGTTGTGACCTTTACCTTTCCCCATATTGGCAATACCGGCATCACATCCGAGGATGACGAAACCGCCCAACCCGTTGCCGCGGGCATGGTGGTGAAATGGGACCCAACCGACCCGTCCAGCTGGCGGTCTCAGCAGGATTTGACCGCGTGGCTTGCCAGCACGGGCCGCATTGGCATCGGTGGCATTGATACGCGCCGCCTGACTCGTGCGATCCGCCAACAGGGCGCCCCCCATGTTGCCATCGCCCATAACCCCGACGGCATTTTTGACATAGAAGATTTAGTCGCTCAGGCCCGCGCCTTTTCCGGCCTCGAAGGTCTGGATCTGGCCAAAGAGGTCACCTGCGCGCAATCCTATACATGGAACGAAAAACGCTGGGCCTGGCCTGAGGGCCACGTTGCCCAGACAGACGCCAAATTCAAAGTGGTCGCCGTCGATTTTGGGGCCAAACGCAACATTCTGCGCTGCCTTGCCTCCGCTGGCTGTGACGTCACCGTGTTGCCCGCCACCGCCACCACCGCCGAAGTGCTGGCCCATAACCCCGATGGCGTTTTCCTGTCCAACGGCCCCGGCGACCCGGCGGCCACAGGCGCATATGCCGTGCCGATGATCAAGGGCGTGTTGGATCAAACCGACCTGCCTGTGTTCGGGATTTGCCTTGGACATCAGATGCTTGCGCTGGCTCTGGGTGCAAAAACGGTGAAAATGAACCACGGTCATCACGGCGCCAATCACCCGGTCAAGGATCTGGAAACAGGCAAAGTGGAAATCACATCGATGAACCACGGCTTTACCGTGGACAGCCAAACCCTGCCCGCCGGTGTCAAAGAAACCCATGTGTCGCTGTTTGACGGGTCCAATTGCGGGTTGCGCATGACGGATCGCCCGGTGTTTTCGGTGCAATATCACCCCGAAGCCAGCCCCGGCCCCCAAGACAGCTACTATCTGTTTGAACGCTTTGCCGCTGCCATGCAGGAACGTCTGGGCGAAACCGTCTAA
- the arsJ gene encoding organoarsenical effux MFS transporter ArsJ has product MTKPAGFSAYIAVTAAYWAFMLTDGALRMLVLLHFNGLGFSPVQLAYLFILYEVAGIATNLSAGWIAARFGLTSTLYAGLGIQVLALLALSQLNPDWSVLASVIFVMAIQGLSGVAKDLTKMSSKSAVKLLAPSENGGLFRWVAVLTGSKNAVKGLGFLIGAAALGLFGFVPAILGMATAIGLILLILLFKMPGGLPKGKKSAKFKEVISKNSRVNWLSAARVFLFGARDVWFVVGIPIYFHAVLSHGTPDADRTAFFIIGTFMALWVILYGAVQASAPRILAAKDKTTDAILHDAQRWVGALFFIPLVLAGAVWIAGAPALWLTILLIIGLLVFGAVFAINSSVHSYLILAFTSDDRVTMDVGFYYMANASGRLLGTLLSGLTYQFGGLPLCLGTAALMVGLSWLSIAKLRQVPAPLHQTAP; this is encoded by the coding sequence GTGACCAAACCTGCGGGCTTTTCGGCTTATATCGCTGTCACTGCTGCCTATTGGGCGTTCATGTTGACGGATGGCGCCTTGCGTATGTTGGTGCTGTTGCATTTCAACGGGCTGGGGTTTTCCCCGGTCCAGCTGGCCTATCTGTTCATCCTCTATGAGGTCGCAGGCATTGCCACCAACCTGTCCGCGGGCTGGATCGCGGCGCGGTTTGGCCTGACCAGCACGTTATATGCCGGGCTGGGCATCCAAGTCCTCGCGCTCTTGGCCCTGTCCCAGTTGAACCCGGACTGGTCCGTTCTGGCATCGGTCATTTTTGTCATGGCCATCCAGGGCCTGTCCGGCGTGGCCAAAGACCTGACCAAGATGAGTTCCAAAAGCGCGGTCAAATTGCTGGCCCCGTCTGAAAACGGCGGATTGTTTCGCTGGGTTGCCGTGTTGACCGGATCCAAAAACGCTGTCAAAGGGCTGGGTTTTTTGATCGGTGCCGCCGCACTGGGCCTGTTTGGATTTGTGCCAGCGATTCTGGGCATGGCCACAGCAATTGGCCTGATCCTGTTGATTTTGCTATTCAAAATGCCGGGTGGATTGCCCAAAGGCAAAAAGAGCGCCAAGTTCAAAGAGGTGATTTCAAAGAATAGCCGCGTCAATTGGTTATCTGCTGCGCGGGTGTTTCTGTTTGGCGCACGCGATGTGTGGTTTGTGGTGGGCATCCCGATTTATTTCCACGCTGTTTTGTCCCACGGCACCCCGGATGCAGATCGCACCGCGTTTTTCATCATCGGCACATTCATGGCCTTGTGGGTGATCCTATATGGGGCGGTGCAGGCCAGCGCGCCACGGATTTTGGCCGCCAAGGACAAAACCACCGACGCAATCCTGCACGACGCCCAGCGCTGGGTTGGTGCGTTGTTTTTCATCCCTCTGGTTTTGGCCGGGGCGGTTTGGATCGCTGGGGCCCCTGCCCTTTGGTTGACCATTTTGCTGATCATTGGATTGCTGGTTTTTGGCGCGGTATTTGCGATCAATTCATCCGTGCATTCCTATCTGATCCTTGCGTTCACCAGCGACGACCGGGTGACGATGGATGTGGGATTTTATTACATGGCCAATGCATCGGGGCGGTTACTGGGCACATTGCTGTCGGGGCTGACCTATCAATTTGGCGGCCTGCCACTGTGTTTGGGCACCGCCGCGTTGATGGTGGGCCTCAGCTGGCTATCAATCGCAAAATTACGTCAGGTCCCAGCCCCATTGCACCAGACCGCCCCGTGA
- the lipB gene encoding lipoyl(octanoyl) transferase LipB has translation MVEWITSQGLTDYDTAVDFMEDRANAIARGDASEAIWLVEHPPLYTAGTSANPRDLTDPDRFPVYDSKRGGQYTYHGPGQRVAYVMLDVGKRGHDVRAFVQQLEDWVIATLAEFNVTGEKRDGRVGVWVVRDDKPLTLTGAKPEDKIAAIGIRLRKWVSFHGISINVEPQLDHFDGIVPCGITEHGVTSLVDLGLPVGMDDVDVALRKCFDQVFGA, from the coding sequence ATGGTTGAATGGATCACATCCCAAGGGCTGACCGATTACGACACGGCCGTCGACTTTATGGAGGACCGCGCCAATGCCATCGCGCGCGGCGACGCCTCAGAAGCGATCTGGCTGGTGGAACATCCCCCGCTTTATACGGCCGGGACATCGGCCAATCCGCGTGATCTGACCGATCCGGACCGGTTTCCGGTTTATGACAGTAAACGGGGCGGGCAATATACCTATCACGGGCCGGGTCAGCGGGTGGCGTATGTGATGCTGGATGTTGGCAAACGCGGTCATGATGTGCGCGCCTTTGTGCAGCAGCTAGAGGATTGGGTGATTGCCACATTGGCCGAATTCAACGTCACCGGTGAAAAACGCGACGGGCGTGTCGGCGTTTGGGTGGTACGTGACGACAAACCACTGACCCTCACCGGGGCCAAACCCGAAGACAAAATTGCCGCCATCGGAATCCGGCTGCGCAAATGGGTCAGTTTTCACGGCATTTCCATCAATGTAGAACCCCAGCTGGACCATTTCGACGGGATTGTCCCCTGTGGGATCACCGAACATGGGGTGACATCGCTGGTTGATCTGGGGCTGCCTGTGGGGATGGATGATGTCGATGTGGCTTTGCGCAAATGCTTTGATCAGGTGTTTGGCGCTTAG
- a CDS encoding helix-turn-helix domain-containing protein, with amino-acid sequence MESLLLDRLSALSHPKRMDVFRLLMRRCPDALPAGEIATALDLKPSTASVYLATLSQVGLIRQSRAGTSLLYDLDLSAARSVVTDLFDDCCRGRPDMCPPMVTTPAKATYNVLFICTGNAARSIIAEAILRHLAPYRFNVYSAGTCAKSAPNPRAIAELERQNIDVSNLYSKDLSQFRTPDAPQMDFVFTICDRAANADHHLWPNHPICAHWGLPDPSRNGPTSFQSAFTAMWTRLQAFTSLKLDTFDRVTLQNHMDDIARTSTIS; translated from the coding sequence ATGGAATCACTGCTACTAGATCGTCTGTCTGCCCTGAGCCACCCCAAACGCATGGATGTGTTTCGTCTGTTGATGCGGCGGTGTCCTGATGCCCTGCCCGCAGGTGAAATTGCGACAGCGCTGGACCTAAAACCCAGCACTGCCTCGGTTTATTTGGCGACCCTTTCGCAGGTCGGGCTGATCCGCCAAAGTCGGGCGGGCACATCACTGCTATACGATCTGGATTTATCGGCGGCCCGATCCGTTGTGACCGATCTGTTCGATGATTGCTGTCGCGGTCGGCCGGATATGTGCCCCCCCATGGTCACCACCCCAGCCAAAGCCACCTATAACGTGCTGTTCATCTGCACCGGAAACGCAGCCCGGTCGATCATTGCCGAAGCGATCCTGCGCCATCTGGCACCTTACCGGTTCAATGTCTATTCGGCCGGAACCTGTGCCAAATCTGCGCCCAATCCCCGGGCGATTGCGGAACTGGAACGTCAAAATATCGACGTCTCGAATTTGTATAGCAAAGACCTCTCTCAGTTTCGCACCCCGGATGCGCCTCAGATGGATTTTGTGTTCACCATTTGTGATCGCGCCGCCAATGCCGATCATCACCTCTGGCCCAACCATCCGATTTGCGCCCATTGGGGCCTGCCTGATCCGTCGCGCAATGGGCCGACGTCATTTCAATCGGCATTTACGGCAATGTGGACGCGCCTACAGGCCTTTACATCCCTTAAACTCGACACGTTTGATCGCGTGACGCTTCAAAACCATATGGACGATATAGCAAGGACATCGACGATATCATGA
- a CDS encoding LytTR family DNA-binding domain-containing protein: MSPSPMETARQQVLTWVKNPTIWIALMSAGVIFGIAGPFETHDKLSLLGRLIYWPVMVTLTFFTGAIGSIFAAEPIRAKKKFPYWVSVAAGSVAAALLVLPEVALVNWLVFGLDLADMKTMVMLWLEVLAVAICVTFTFAMIKLRIAKLTTDPVSATSRLLDRLPADKRGDLISLSATDHYVDVVTNKGGELLLIRLTDAIQEVPPTKGLRVHRSHWVALNQVTDAQQTNGKTVLRLSDGRDIPVSRTYLPAVKEAGLLSGVEHG, encoded by the coding sequence TTGTCCCCTTCCCCGATGGAAACTGCCCGTCAACAGGTGCTCACTTGGGTCAAAAATCCGACGATTTGGATCGCGCTGATGTCTGCGGGGGTCATCTTTGGGATCGCGGGGCCATTTGAAACCCATGACAAATTATCACTGCTCGGACGCCTGATCTATTGGCCGGTCATGGTCACATTGACGTTTTTTACCGGCGCAATCGGCAGCATTTTTGCCGCCGAACCCATTCGCGCCAAAAAGAAGTTTCCCTATTGGGTTTCCGTAGCCGCCGGGTCAGTTGCAGCGGCGTTGCTGGTCTTGCCCGAGGTCGCCTTGGTCAATTGGTTGGTTTTTGGATTGGATCTGGCCGATATGAAAACCATGGTGATGTTGTGGCTAGAGGTGCTGGCGGTTGCGATTTGTGTCACGTTTACCTTTGCCATGATCAAATTGCGCATCGCCAAACTGACGACAGATCCCGTTTCTGCCACGTCCCGTCTGCTGGACCGGTTGCCCGCTGACAAACGCGGCGATCTGATATCGTTGTCGGCCACGGATCACTATGTCGATGTGGTGACAAACAAAGGCGGCGAATTGCTGTTGATCCGATTGACCGACGCCATCCAAGAAGTGCCGCCAACCAAAGGGTTGCGGGTGCATCGGTCCCATTGGGTCGCCCTGAACCAAGTGACCGATGCCCAGCAGACAAATGGGAAAACGGTTTTGCGGCTCAGTGATGGGCGTGACATTCCGGTATCGCGCACCTATCTGCCAGCCGTAAAGGAGGCCGGGCTGTTGTCCGGGGTAGAACATGGTTGA
- a CDS encoding homocysteine S-methyltransferase family protein — protein MGLNRVLPHQTTDRFLTYTGYETDLIFTQGIDLPGFASFPLLETDQGRAALARYYVELMALGQAAGMRVLLEAPTWLAHADRGAALGYDAARLAQRNAQAIAFLSQLRLHHDPSAIISANIGPRRDAYAADAQMSVPQAQEYHAAQLNTLAQTPVDLISAYTFSDPIEVIGLIRAANAVYLPVMAAFTVETNGRLANGMDLAGAIAQVDDATDGYAAYYMVNCAHPDHMALIDFATQPRVRGIVANASRCSHAELDQATVLDAGDPVEFGQLMAGLLQKAPQLTVLGGCCGTDFRHLRQIATCLT, from the coding sequence ATGGGTTTAAATCGTGTTTTGCCGCACCAGACAACCGACCGGTTTTTGACCTATACGGGGTATGAAACCGATCTGATTTTCACCCAAGGCATTGATTTGCCCGGATTTGCCAGCTTTCCGTTGCTGGAAACGGATCAGGGGCGCGCAGCATTGGCGCGTTATTATGTGGAATTGATGGCATTGGGGCAGGCGGCGGGGATGCGGGTGCTGCTAGAGGCGCCGACTTGGCTGGCGCACGCGGATCGCGGGGCGGCGCTGGGCTATGACGCGGCCCGTTTGGCACAGCGCAACGCACAGGCGATTGCGTTTTTGTCGCAGTTGCGACTGCATCATGATCCATCAGCCATCATCAGCGCCAATATCGGCCCGCGCCGGGACGCCTATGCGGCAGATGCGCAGATGTCGGTCCCCCAAGCTCAGGAATATCACGCCGCGCAGTTAAACACCTTGGCGCAAACGCCGGTGGATTTGATCAGCGCCTATACATTTTCGGACCCGATCGAAGTCATCGGATTGATCCGCGCCGCAAATGCAGTGTATCTGCCGGTGATGGCGGCCTTTACGGTGGAAACCAATGGGCGATTGGCAAATGGCATGGACTTGGCCGGTGCAATTGCGCAGGTCGATGACGCAACCGACGGATATGCTGCCTATTATATGGTCAACTGCGCCCACCCAGATCACATGGCCTTGATCGATTTCGCCACACAACCACGGGTGCGGGGCATCGTTGCCAATGCGTCGCGCTGTTCACATGCAGAGCTTGACCAAGCCACAGTCCTAGATGCCGGTGACCCGGTTGAATTTGGACAATTGATGGCAGGTCTGTTGCAAAAGGCCCCGCAGCTCACGGTTTTGGGCGGCTGCTGTGGCACCGATTTTCGGCACTTGCGTCAGATCGCGACGTGTTTAACGTAA
- a CDS encoding ArsJ-associated glyceraldehyde-3-phosphate dehydrogenase produces MTTYAINGLGRMGKLALKPLLDSGAKIAFVNDAVGDPHMHAHLLEFDTVHGRWDADFSATDDSITINGTTIPALSTRSLTDLPLDGVDVVIDCTGVFKTNAKLAPYFEAGVKKVVVSAPVKEDDAANIVIGVNDDIYDPAKHRVVTAASCTTNCLAPVVKVIHEGLGIKHGSMTTIHDVTNTQTIVDRPAKDYRRARSALNSLIPTTTGSATAITLIYPDLVGKLNGHAVRVPLLNASLTDCVFEVNRATSVEEVNALFETAANGELNGILGYETRPLVSTDYTNDTRSSIVDAPSTMVVNGTQVKIYAWYDNEWGYANRLVDVALMVGKSL; encoded by the coding sequence ATGACCACTTATGCAATCAACGGTCTTGGCCGGATGGGTAAACTGGCACTCAAGCCTTTGTTGGACTCCGGCGCAAAGATCGCCTTTGTGAATGACGCGGTGGGGGATCCACATATGCACGCGCATTTGCTGGAATTTGACACGGTGCACGGTCGTTGGGACGCTGATTTTTCCGCAACAGACGACAGCATCACCATCAATGGCACCACCATTCCGGCCCTGTCGACCCGGTCCCTAACCGATCTGCCATTGGATGGCGTGGATGTGGTGATCGACTGTACCGGCGTGTTCAAAACCAACGCCAAACTGGCTCCCTATTTTGAGGCTGGCGTGAAAAAGGTCGTGGTATCCGCCCCAGTCAAAGAAGACGACGCCGCCAATATCGTAATCGGTGTAAACGACGATATCTATGATCCGGCCAAACACCGGGTTGTCACCGCGGCGAGCTGCACCACCAATTGCTTGGCCCCGGTCGTCAAAGTCATCCACGAAGGCCTGGGCATCAAACACGGATCCATGACCACCATCCACGATGTGACCAACACCCAGACCATTGTTGACCGCCCGGCCAAGGATTACCGCCGTGCGCGGTCTGCGCTCAATTCCCTGATCCCAACCACCACCGGATCGGCCACGGCGATCACGCTGATCTATCCCGATCTGGTTGGCAAATTAAACGGCCACGCCGTGCGGGTGCCGTTGCTGAACGCATCGCTGACCGATTGTGTGTTCGAAGTGAACCGAGCCACCAGCGTAGAAGAGGTGAACGCCCTGTTTGAAACCGCTGCCAATGGTGAATTAAACGGCATTCTGGGCTATGAAACCCGCCCTCTTGTGTCCACGGATTATACCAATGATACGCGGTCTTCGATTGTTGATGCACCATCCACCATGGTGGTCAATGGCACACAGGTCAAAATCTATGCCTGGTATGACAATGAATGGGGCTATGCCAACCGGTTGGTTGACGTGGCCCTGATGGTTGGCAAATCCCTGTAA
- a CDS encoding AEC family transporter yields MITIFLAIAPVFALILMGYGLRRGGIPSTEFWNLNDRLVYWVLMPALFFAKISAADLSGDLGQYGLVLYAGFFAAIACGWWFGRRFDAPVASSLLQGSARFNTFVALAIAEALFGTPGLQIAVLGSALLVPVVNVTVVTLMTRQLGGGNGAVLMGLVKNPLILSIGAGVVFNLLGLNEVPVLHEIARILGQAALPIMLLCVGANLKLRGIGGSRRAIGLSMLGKFIINPVAVILAALVLGADPLTAQVAIIFAALPTGVASYTLARQMGGDAPLMAAIITVQTLASFLTLPLSLALGQYVLGAG; encoded by the coding sequence ATGATCACGATCTTTCTTGCTATCGCTCCGGTTTTTGCCCTGATCCTGATGGGGTATGGATTGCGACGCGGAGGTATTCCTTCGACCGAGTTTTGGAACCTCAATGACCGGCTGGTCTATTGGGTGCTGATGCCCGCGCTGTTTTTTGCCAAAATTTCAGCCGCCGATCTGTCGGGGGATCTGGGGCAATACGGATTGGTTCTATATGCGGGTTTCTTTGCGGCTATCGCCTGTGGCTGGTGGTTTGGCCGCAGATTTGACGCACCCGTCGCGTCGTCCTTGTTGCAGGGTTCGGCGCGGTTCAACACCTTTGTGGCGCTGGCCATCGCCGAGGCATTATTTGGCACGCCGGGCCTGCAAATTGCGGTTTTGGGATCGGCCCTGTTGGTGCCTGTGGTCAATGTCACCGTGGTCACGTTGATGACCCGGCAATTGGGCGGCGGCAATGGCGCGGTTCTGATGGGGCTGGTGAAAAACCCGTTGATCCTGTCGATTGGCGCAGGGGTGGTGTTTAACCTTTTGGGGTTGAACGAGGTGCCCGTGTTGCACGAAATCGCCCGCATTCTGGGCCAGGCGGCCCTGCCGATCATGCTGCTATGTGTGGGCGCCAACCTAAAGCTGCGCGGCATCGGTGGCTCACGTCGGGCCATTGGCCTGTCGATGCTGGGTAAATTTATCATCAATCCGGTTGCGGTCATTTTAGCGGCTTTGGTGTTGGGCGCAGATCCGCTAACGGCCCAAGTCGCCATCATTTTTGCCGCCCTCCCCACAGGTGTGGCCAGCTACACCTTGGCGCGCCAAATGGGGGGCGATGCACCGTTAATGGCCGCGATCATAACCGTGCAAACCTTGGCCAGTTTCCTGACCTTGCCCCTAAGTTTGGCGCTGGGACAATATGTGCTTGGGGCGGGATAG